The following DNA comes from Marinilactibacillus sp. Marseille-P9653.
GCAAAGGTGTTAAAGTTAACTTGTTAGCACCAGGATTTGTTGTGACACCAATGACAGAAGGTATCGATGACGAAAGACTCAAAGATATTCCTGACCAAAGAGCGGGTAAACCAGAAGAAATTGCGTCTGCAGCTACTTTCCTAGCCTCAGATGAGTCAAATTACATGCAAGGTACATCGTTAGTTATAGACGGTGGATGGAATGTTGGTCGTTAAAAATACAGACAAAAAGGCTGAAGTGGTTTTCAGTCTTTTTATTCCGCTTTATTTGTGAACAAAAATACATAAAAATGTAAAAAACCATAATTATTTCAAATATAATAGATAATTAAGCTTTATTTTTTTATTATTATTTGTTAAACTATTCACAAATAGAAGAGGAGGAATTAAAAATGAAAAAAATGATGTCAGCGTTGAAATTTGTATTTAGAAATGGTGAAACATGGACGATTGAAAGAAAACATATTGGGGATTTATGGATCAAGCAAGTTACAACAAGTTATGGAAGAATCGGAAAAGACGATTTTCAAGAAATTCATCCTTGTGAATCATTGAAAATAGAGATCGATAGAGAAGCAGATGCGGTTAATTCTTCAGATATTAATTTAGGCGGACTAGAAGCAGGGATGTTTGACCGTGTTAAGAAATTTCAGGATATCGAAATGATGGAAATCTTATACAGAGATAATTCCAATGGACAAAAGGAACTGTGTACGGAGAAAGATCGTATCTATTTCCCTTATAAAGCAGTTGATAGTGATGGGCACGATAATGAATATCAATCTAGTCTTGTATCTAGTAATGATAAGTTATACATCGTCGTTGACCCTGAAAAGACTGTTCAAGAAGTCTATCCTGAAAAAGTTTAACAATAGATAACGAATACTATAAAAAGCTTGTTCTGAAATTGGAACAAGCTTTTTTTTGGAATTAGTTAATGAGTCACTACTATTGTGTTTATTTGTACAAGCAGTTACAATAAGTAAGTAGAATAAAAAGTGAGAGGAAGTTTTTATGAACAATTTAGGAGATTCAGTACAACTTAAGCGTGGCGTTACATTAAAAAATAGAGCAATTATGGCACCAATGACCAATATGATGAGCTTCTTTGATGGCACAATAACGGATAATGAATTGGCTTATTATGCACTTCGAAGTGGAGAATTAGGCGCTGTAATCACGGCTGCAGCCAATGTTCAGGCTATTGGAAAAGGCTGGGAAGGAGAATTGGGTGTACACGATGATCAGCACATACCTGGACTAGCCAAGTTAGCTTCTTCTATAAAGAAATCTGGAACAAAAGCTATTTTACAGATTTTCCATGGTGGTAGAATGTCTCCTAGTTCTGCATTAAGAGGAGAACAACCCGTCTCTGCAAGTGCTGTTAAAGCACTGAGACCAGAAGCTATTGAACCAAGATCACTGTCTGATGAAGAAGTGGTTCAGGTGATTGAAGACTTCAAAGCAGCGGCTATTCGAGCAATTAGAGCTGGATTTGACGGAATTGAGATCCACGGAGCGAATACTTATTTAATCCAACAATTCTTTTCTCCGCATTCCAATAGACGTGATGACAAATGGGGAGGAAGTCTTGAGAAAAGATTCCACTTTGTAGATAGACTTGTAGATGAAATTATCGAGACAGTCGATAATGAAACAACAGAACCTTTTATCGTCGGTTATAGATTTTCACCTGAAGAATACGAGAACCCTGGTATTCGCATTGACGACACATTATATCTGGTAGATCATTTAGCCGACAAAAAATTAGATTACCTACACATCTCACTCGGTGATTTCAGACAATTTTCTAAATTTGACGAAGTTAGAGAAAAAACGA
Coding sequences within:
- a CDS encoding NADH-dependent flavin oxidoreductase encodes the protein MNNLGDSVQLKRGVTLKNRAIMAPMTNMMSFFDGTITDNELAYYALRSGELGAVITAAANVQAIGKGWEGELGVHDDQHIPGLAKLASSIKKSGTKAILQIFHGGRMSPSSALRGEQPVSASAVKALRPEAIEPRSLSDEEVVQVIEDFKAAAIRAIRAGFDGIEIHGANTYLIQQFFSPHSNRRDDKWGGSLEKRFHFVDRLVDEIIETVDNETTEPFIVGYRFSPEEYENPGIRIDDTLYLVDHLADKKLDYLHISLGDFRQFSKFDEVREKTILQQMHDKIAGRVPLISVGDIRNSADAKEALEHSEFVALGRVLLSDPHWASKALSGRDEQIRLNVTEEEREELKLNSGVWMFMKAMMSDRIK